The Thermocrinis ruber genomic sequence CATCCCTCTCCATATAGCCCAGTTTTTTTAGAACCCTGCCGTAGGGGTCAATGATGGCGGTGTCGCCGGAGTTATTCACCCAAAGGGTGTAGGTTTTAAAGCGCAAAGAAGTCCACTGGGCAAACCTAAAATGTTGAAAGGTGCAGTCGCTGTCTTTAAACCAGCCATCGTTGGTTAAAACCACAATAAGATTGGCATCTTTGGCTAATCTTTCCATGTAGCTGTAGTGGGCAACTTCAAAGCATATGGGCACCGCAATGCGAAGGTCTTTGTATTTGATAACCTTTGTAGACTTGCCGGGAACGTAGTCAATACCTCCTATGGCTTGGAATATTTCCTTTAAAAATCCAAAGGGCTTTGGTATGTATTCGCCTATGGGCATGAGCTTTACCTTATCGTAGTAGTCTATTAGCATACCCTCCGCAAACAGGTAGGCGGAGTTGAAGGGCTTTAGGTTTTCCCTAACATCAATCAGACCCACCAGAATGGGACCTTTAAGGCTCAGATGATAAAAGATTTCTGTTTGCTCCTCGGAAAAGTAAAAAGGCAGGGCGGACTCGGGTAGGACTATGAGGTCTGGTTTTTCTTCCAATACCCTTTCCACCATCTGCAGTATCTGTGGCGTATGCTTGTCAAAGGTCTCTCTGCTGAGCTTGTCTTCTTGGGGCACTGCGGTTTGAACGAGGGCTACCTTTACTCCGTTTAGTTTCTTTGGTGGTACAAAGTAAGCGGAAAGGCTAAGAGAAAGTAAAACAAAAAGAATCAGGGCAAAAGGGAAAAGCCTTTTTTGGAATAGGGAAATTACCAAAACCCAAAGCAAGAAGGTGTAAAGGGGTATGCTCAAAAAGTACAGGGAATATTTCAAAAGGGGCACCTGAGAGATAACCTCTCCCATCAAAAGCCATGGAAAGCCACCAAAGGGAAAGTGAGAGCGGAGCAGTTCAAAGAGGGTATAAAAAAAGCCGTAGGCTAAAGGGGAGCTTTTAAAAAACCTCTGGGCAATAAAAGCTGGCAGGGAAAACTGAAAAAGGGTAAAAAGGAGAACGAACAGGGAATACATAAAGTAAGAGAGAATGGGATTTATACCGCCAAACTCAACGCTGGCAATGTTGGTACACCTCAGGGAAAGGAAGATAAACACATACCCTCCCAAGGTCCAAAAGGGCACTCCTCGGTATTTAACAAAAAGAAAGAGGGCAGGAAAGAGCAAAAACCATAGATTTAACTTAGAGAAGGGTAGGTAAAGCAACAAGCCCGCCAAAACGGAAAGGATTACCTCTTTCATTGCTTTGAAAGGCTCAAAAGGGTTATGCCAACCACTATCAAAAAGACGCCTACCAATTTTTGAAGGTTTAAGCCCTCACCAAGCAAAACATAGGCAAAGAGCACACTCCAGAGGGGAGAGGTGGAGGCAATGGGTGCCACTATGGAAACTTTGCCATGCCTAACCGCTTCAAAGTAAAAGAACAAACCCAAGAATCCCGAGAGCATGCCCCCAAAGGATATAAAAACCAGCTCCCTTAAGCCTACCTTAAGGGGTTCTCCCAAGGCAAAAAAGAGCAAAGATGCCAACAAAAAGGCGGAAAAATTATGCACAATGAGGGCGAAGAGGTTGCTAACTTCAGCCTTTAGGCCCAGCTTAAAGAGGATGGGGGCAAGCCCCCACGCAAAGCTGGCAAGTATTGCAAAAATCACTCCCCTCACAGTTCAAAAACTCCCACTACGGGCGCATGGTCTGAGGGCTTTGGCTGTCTCTTCTTTCTTGCCCATGTATCCACAAACACATCTTTCAGGCTCTTTAAAAGATGCTCTGTGATAAATATGTAATCAATACGCATGCCCTGGTTTTTCCATACCGCACCCCCAATGTAATCCCACCAGGTAAACTCCACCTTGTTAGGGTATAAATACCTGAAGGCGTCCACAAAGCCCCAATCTAAGAGTCTTCTTAGGGCTTGCCTTTCCTCCGGCATGGTCCCTATGGTATCCTTCAGAACAACGGGGTCATAAACGTCTATGTCTTCCAAGGCTACGTTCATGTCGCCCACGAGCACGATCTTATCTGAAGGACTAAAGCTTCTGTCTAAGAATTTACAGAAGGCATCGTAAAACTCCAACTTATAGTAAAACTTTTTACCTCCCCTCTCTTCTCCATGAGGGAAGTAGCAGTTTATGAGCCAAAGGTCCTTGAGCCTTCCTCCTATTACTCGACTTTCCACATCAAACTTTGCATCTCCTATGCCTTTAAAAACATCTTCCAACCCAAACTTAGAGCATATAGCTACGCCATTGTAGGCTTTTTGCCCATGCACATAGCACTTATACCCAAGCCTTTCAAAATCAAGAAAAGGAAAGTTGTGGGTCTCTGTTTTTAGCTCTTGAAGACACAAGATCTCCACGGGAACCCTCTCCAACCACATAAAAACCAGCTCTTTTCTGGACCTTATGGAATTTACATTCCAAGTGGCAACCCTTAGCATAGTTTTTTCATCACCCTTTGCATAGCTTGTAGGAATTGGTCGTTCTCCTCTGGGAAGCCTACGCTTACCCTGAGGCAGTTTTCCAAGTTGGGAAGGTAAGAAACATCCCTAACCAAAACCCCCTCTTTTATAAGTTCGGCGTGCACCAAACCTGCCGGGTAGGGAGTTTTAAACAGGAAAAAGTTGGCATCCGAAGGAAAGACCTTTACACCTTCTATGTTAGAAAGTTCTCTCATCAGCCTTTCCCGTTCCCTCAGGACCATCTGCACGTGTTCCTCTATTATATGGTAAAAGTCCTCCAACATAAGCTTGGCTATTACCTGAGAAGGATAGGTTATGTTGAAAGGAAGCCTAAGCTTGTTTATTTCTCTGGCTGTTTCCTCCTTTGCTATCAGCACGCCCACCCTCAAGCCCGCCAAACCTATCTTGGAGAGGGTTCTTAGAACTACAGTATCTTCCCTTTGAAGGGCATCAGCAAGAAAGGTCTTTCCAGAAAAGTGATAATAAGCCTCATCTATTACGGTAAATACGCCCTCCTGTCTAACCTTCTTGATGGCATCCTCCCTAAAGCAGTTGCCCGTGGGATTGTTTGGATAGGAGAAGAAGGCTAAGGAAGGTCTTTTTTCCTCCACTGCCCTCAAGAGGGTTTCTAAGTCCAAGTCCAGGTCCTCTTTGAGGGGCACTTCCACCTTTTTCCTTCCCAAGGCGGTAGCACATATGCCATACATGGGAAAGGTGGGTACAGGATAGAGGACAGGACTGTTTAATTCTCCTACCGCTATAGTTAAGTATTGAATGAGTTCATCGGAGCCGTTGCCCAGGACCAGGTTATCCGTTGAAACACCAAACCTTTTGGCTATGACTTCTTTTAGCTCTGATGCATTTGGGTCTGGGTAGCGGTTCAAAGGTAGGGAGGAGACCACCTCCCCTATTTTTCTTTTAACTTCCTCCGGAAATTTTATGGGTAGTTCGTTGGAGGAGAGCTTTACCTTGCAGGGAGTGGTCTCCGTTTTGTAAGCGGACAGTTCCCTTATGCGTGGATGGATCATTTATTCCTTCTTTTCTTCCTCTGCTTCTTCCATTTCCTCCTCTTCCTCTAACTCCTCACCTCTTCCTAGATAAAGCTCCAGTTCTGCGACGGTAGATTCCATGAGCTTATCCTCAAGGATGCCCTTGATCAATCTGTTTAGCTTTCTCTCGTCTCCCATGGCTATGCCGTTGAGCACATAATAAAGCCTTTTGGGCAGAGAAAGGGTGATCCTTCTGTATCTGGCTCCGCCCTTCTTTCTTCCTCTCTTAGCCATTTTAAACCTCCTCAAAAAGTTTTACGCTAATATT encodes the following:
- the hisC gene encoding histidinol-phosphate transaminase, which produces MIHPRIRELSAYKTETTPCKVKLSSNELPIKFPEEVKRKIGEVVSSLPLNRYPDPNASELKEVIAKRFGVSTDNLVLGNGSDELIQYLTIAVGELNSPVLYPVPTFPMYGICATALGRKKVEVPLKEDLDLDLETLLRAVEEKRPSLAFFSYPNNPTGNCFREDAIKKVRQEGVFTVIDEAYYHFSGKTFLADALQREDTVVLRTLSKIGLAGLRVGVLIAKEETAREINKLRLPFNITYPSQVIAKLMLEDFYHIIEEHVQMVLRERERLMRELSNIEGVKVFPSDANFFLFKTPYPAGLVHAELIKEGVLVRDVSYLPNLENCLRVSVGFPEENDQFLQAMQRVMKKLC
- the xth gene encoding exodeoxyribonuclease III; its protein translation is MLRVATWNVNSIRSRKELVFMWLERVPVEILCLQELKTETHNFPFLDFERLGYKCYVHGQKAYNGVAICSKFGLEDVFKGIGDAKFDVESRVIGGRLKDLWLINCYFPHGEERGGKKFYYKLEFYDAFCKFLDRSFSPSDKIVLVGDMNVALEDIDVYDPVVLKDTIGTMPEERQALRRLLDWGFVDAFRYLYPNKVEFTWWDYIGGAVWKNQGMRIDYIFITEHLLKSLKDVFVDTWARKKRQPKPSDHAPVVGVFEL
- the lnt gene encoding apolipoprotein N-acyltransferase is translated as MKEVILSVLAGLLLYLPFSKLNLWFLLFPALFLFVKYRGVPFWTLGGYVFIFLSLRCTNIASVEFGGINPILSYFMYSLFVLLFTLFQFSLPAFIAQRFFKSSPLAYGFFYTLFELLRSHFPFGGFPWLLMGEVISQVPLLKYSLYFLSIPLYTFLLWVLVISLFQKRLFPFALILFVLLSLSLSAYFVPPKKLNGVKVALVQTAVPQEDKLSRETFDKHTPQILQMVERVLEEKPDLIVLPESALPFYFSEEQTEIFYHLSLKGPILVGLIDVRENLKPFNSAYLFAEGMLIDYYDKVKLMPIGEYIPKPFGFLKEIFQAIGGIDYVPGKSTKVIKYKDLRIAVPICFEVAHYSYMERLAKDANLIVVLTNDGWFKDSDCTFQHFRFAQWTSLRFKTYTLWVNNSGDTAIIDPYGRVLKKLGYMERDVLVEVLR
- a CDS encoding EamA family transporter, giving the protein MRGVIFAILASFAWGLAPILFKLGLKAEVSNLFALIVHNFSAFLLASLLFFALGEPLKVGLRELVFISFGGMLSGFLGLFFYFEAVRHGKVSIVAPIASTSPLWSVLFAYVLLGEGLNLQKLVGVFLIVVGITLLSLSKQ